The following proteins come from a genomic window of Streptomyces sp. NBC_01716:
- a CDS encoding M20/M25/M40 family metallo-hydrolase — MTQENASTDRAEPIDMVALDEAVSFTSDLIRIDTTNRGSGDCRERPAAEYVAERLAAAGLEPALLERTTGRTNVVARIPGTDPTADALLVHGHLDVVPAEPADWSVHPFSGEVRDGVVWGRGAVDMKNMDAMVLAVVRAWARAGVRPRRDIVIAYTADEEASAIDGSGFLADHHPELFEGCTEGISESGAFTFHAGPGMTLYPVAAGERGTAWLKLTAHGRAGHGSKVNRTNAVSRLAAAVARIGHHEWPLRLTPTVRAALKELAALHGFDADVESEHFDPDALLAKLGPAAALVEATVRNSANPTVLEAGYKVNVIPGQAVAYVDGRMLPGGEDEFRTTMDELTGPDVEWEFHHREAPLQAPVDSPTYAKLRAAVERFDPAGHVVPYCMSGGTDAKQFSRLGITGYGFSPLKLPPGFDYQALFHGVDERVPVDALHFGVRVLDHYLQTA, encoded by the coding sequence ATGACGCAGGAGAACGCGAGTACGGACCGGGCGGAGCCCATCGACATGGTGGCGCTGGACGAGGCGGTGTCGTTCACCTCCGACCTCATCCGTATCGACACCACCAACCGGGGCAGCGGCGACTGCCGGGAGCGCCCCGCCGCCGAGTACGTCGCCGAGCGGCTGGCCGCCGCCGGACTGGAGCCCGCGCTCCTCGAACGGACCACCGGCCGCACCAACGTGGTCGCGCGCATCCCGGGCACCGACCCGACGGCCGACGCGCTCCTGGTCCACGGCCATCTGGACGTCGTACCCGCCGAACCCGCCGACTGGTCCGTGCACCCCTTCTCCGGCGAGGTCAGGGACGGCGTCGTATGGGGTCGCGGGGCCGTCGACATGAAGAACATGGACGCGATGGTGCTCGCCGTCGTCCGCGCCTGGGCCCGCGCCGGCGTCCGGCCGCGCCGGGACATCGTGATCGCGTACACCGCCGACGAGGAGGCCAGCGCGATCGACGGCTCCGGCTTCCTCGCCGACCACCACCCGGAGCTCTTCGAGGGCTGTACGGAGGGCATCAGCGAGTCCGGGGCCTTCACCTTCCACGCCGGGCCCGGCATGACGCTCTACCCCGTCGCCGCGGGCGAACGCGGCACCGCCTGGCTCAAGCTCACCGCACACGGCAGGGCGGGCCACGGCTCCAAGGTCAACCGCACCAACGCGGTCAGCAGGCTCGCGGCGGCCGTCGCCCGCATCGGCCACCACGAATGGCCGCTCAGGCTCACCCCGACCGTCCGTGCCGCGCTCAAGGAACTGGCCGCCCTCCACGGATTCGACGCCGACGTCGAGTCCGAGCACTTCGACCCCGACGCGCTGCTCGCCAAGCTCGGCCCCGCGGCGGCGCTGGTCGAGGCGACCGTGCGCAACAGTGCCAACCCGACGGTCCTGGAAGCCGGTTACAAGGTCAATGTGATCCCCGGTCAGGCCGTCGCCTATGTGGACGGCCGGATGCTGCCGGGCGGCGAGGACGAATTCCGCACCACGATGGACGAGTTGACCGGACCCGACGTGGAGTGGGAGTTCCACCACCGCGAGGCGCCCCTCCAGGCGCCGGTCGACTCACCGACGTACGCCAAACTCCGCGCGGCCGTCGAGCGGTTCGACCCGGCCGGGCACGTCGTGCCGTACTGCATGTCGGGCGGCACCGACGCCAAGCAGTTCTCCCGGCTCGGTATCACCGGCTACGGCTTCTCGCCGCTGAAGCTGCCCCCCGGCTTCGACTACCAGGCCCTCTTCCACGGCGTCGACGAACGGGTCCCGGTGGACGCCCTGCACTTCGGGGTCCGCGTTCTCGACCACTATCTCCAGACGGCATAG
- a CDS encoding prolyl oligopeptidase family serine peptidase has protein sequence MQRIAPYGSWPSPVDAALAASHDGRPEYVGTVGDEVWWTEPRPTEEGRRVLVRRRSDGREESVLPAPWNVRTRVIEYGGGPWDGAVRADGSTLIVFAHLPDQRLYAYEPDGDGPPRPLTPAPAPDGRRTGTLRWADPRLRLDAGHVWCVLEEFTGESPTDVRRVIASVPLDGSAADDRTAVSELSDDRHRFVTGPRVSPDGLHVAWIAWDHPRMPWDGTELLLADTAGTDAFTGVRTVAGGPEEAVVQADWASDGSLLYVSDPGDWWQLNRLRIDPSSPGGVTAPTRLSPAVDEEFGGPLWKIGLQWFRPMADGMIAVVHGKGATALGILDPETGQLADAAGPWTEWAATLAVRGTRVIGVGASPRSAYEIVELDTATGRARVIGSAHDDPVDPVYYPEPQIRTFTGPGDREIHAHIYPPHSPDHSAPAEELPPYVVWAHGGPTSHAPLVLDLEIAYFTSRGIGVAEVNYGGSTGYGRAYRERLREQWGVVDVEDCAAVARALADEGTADPARLAIRGGSAGGWTSAASLTSTDVYACGTVIYPILDLSSWVSDGTHDFESRYLESLVGPFADVPGRYRERSPINHVDRITAPFLLLQGLDDVICPPVQCERFLAQLAGRDVPHAYITFEGEGHGFRRADTMVRALEAELSLYARTFGISRPDVPVLELRK, from the coding sequence ATGCAGCGGATCGCGCCGTACGGATCATGGCCGTCACCGGTCGACGCCGCGCTGGCCGCCTCGCACGACGGGCGGCCGGAGTACGTCGGCACCGTCGGCGACGAGGTGTGGTGGACGGAACCGCGTCCCACGGAGGAAGGCCGGCGCGTCCTCGTACGCCGCCGGTCCGACGGCCGTGAGGAATCGGTCCTGCCCGCCCCCTGGAACGTCCGCACCAGGGTCATCGAGTACGGCGGCGGGCCCTGGGACGGGGCGGTACGGGCCGACGGCTCCACGCTCATCGTCTTCGCGCACCTCCCGGACCAGCGGCTCTACGCCTACGAGCCGGACGGCGACGGGCCGCCGCGCCCGCTCACCCCCGCCCCCGCACCGGACGGCCGCAGGACCGGCACCCTGCGCTGGGCCGATCCGCGACTGCGGCTCGACGCCGGCCATGTCTGGTGCGTGCTGGAGGAGTTCACCGGCGAGTCGCCCACCGACGTACGCCGTGTCATCGCCTCCGTACCGCTGGACGGCTCGGCCGCCGACGACCGCACGGCGGTGAGCGAACTCTCCGACGACCGGCACCGCTTCGTCACCGGACCCCGGGTGTCACCGGACGGCCTGCATGTCGCCTGGATCGCCTGGGACCACCCCCGAATGCCCTGGGACGGCACGGAGTTGCTGCTCGCCGACACCGCCGGGACGGACGCCTTCACCGGGGTCCGTACCGTCGCGGGAGGCCCCGAGGAGGCCGTCGTACAGGCCGACTGGGCGTCCGACGGCTCCCTTCTGTACGTCTCCGACCCCGGCGACTGGTGGCAGCTGAACCGGCTGCGGATCGACCCGTCGTCCCCGGGCGGCGTCACCGCGCCCACCCGGCTGAGCCCGGCCGTGGACGAGGAGTTCGGCGGACCGCTGTGGAAGATCGGCCTCCAGTGGTTCCGGCCGATGGCCGACGGCATGATCGCCGTCGTCCACGGCAAGGGCGCCACCGCGCTCGGCATCCTCGACCCCGAGACCGGCCAACTCGCCGACGCGGCGGGGCCCTGGACCGAATGGGCCGCCACCCTAGCCGTCCGGGGCACCCGCGTGATCGGCGTCGGCGCCAGCCCGCGCAGCGCGTACGAGATCGTGGAGCTGGACACCGCCACCGGGCGGGCCCGGGTCATCGGCTCGGCGCACGACGACCCGGTCGACCCCGTGTACTACCCCGAGCCACAGATCCGTACGTTCACCGGCCCAGGCGACCGGGAGATCCACGCCCACATCTACCCGCCGCACAGCCCCGACCACAGCGCGCCCGCCGAGGAGTTGCCCCCGTACGTCGTATGGGCGCACGGCGGGCCCACCAGCCACGCCCCGCTCGTACTCGACCTGGAGATCGCCTACTTCACCTCGCGCGGCATCGGCGTCGCCGAGGTCAACTACGGCGGCTCCACCGGCTACGGGCGCGCCTACCGCGAACGGCTGCGTGAACAGTGGGGTGTTGTCGACGTCGAGGACTGCGCGGCCGTCGCGCGCGCCCTCGCCGACGAGGGCACCGCCGATCCCGCCCGGCTCGCGATCCGGGGCGGCAGCGCGGGCGGCTGGACCAGCGCCGCGTCGCTCACCTCCACCGACGTCTACGCGTGCGGCACCGTCATCTACCCGATCCTCGACCTGTCGAGCTGGGTCTCGGACGGGACGCACGACTTCGAGTCGCGGTATCTGGAGTCGCTCGTCGGTCCCTTCGCCGACGTACCGGGCCGCTACCGCGAACGCTCGCCGATCAACCACGTCGACCGGATCACCGCGCCGTTCCTGCTGCTCCAGGGGCTGGACGACGTGATCTGCCCGCCGGTCCAGTGCGAACGCTTCCTCGCCCAACTGGCCGGGCGCGACGTCCCGCACGCGTACATCACCTTCGAGGGGGAGGGCCACGGCTTCCGCAGGGCGGACACGATGGTCCGCGCGCTGGAGGCCGAACTGTCCCTGTACGCACGGACGTTCGGGATCAGCCGCCCCGACGTCCCGGTGCTGGAGCTGAGGAAGTGA
- a CDS encoding DUF6204 family protein: protein MTTQHTYRVIVRGTFEQLMDEARARLLDELADHGLSQMRFTPEGSLTYDRSLRHFSYRFEIVSDAADGEEMAAALAEERAEAALRAFGGGVGAGFGELRSTVTDMDTMKINRKGR from the coding sequence ATGACCACGCAGCACACCTATCGGGTGATCGTCCGCGGGACCTTCGAGCAGTTGATGGACGAGGCGCGTGCGCGGTTGCTGGACGAGCTCGCCGACCACGGGCTCAGCCAGATGCGGTTCACGCCCGAGGGATCGCTCACCTACGACAGGTCGCTCAGGCACTTCTCGTACCGGTTCGAGATCGTGTCCGACGCCGCCGACGGCGAGGAGATGGCCGCCGCCCTCGCCGAGGAGCGGGCGGAGGCGGCGCTGCGCGCGTTCGGCGGGGGTGTCGGCGCCGGGTTCGGGGAGCTGCGGTCGACCGTGACGGACATGGACACGATGAAGATCAACCGGAAGGGCCGCTGA
- a CDS encoding S66 peptidase family protein, which produces MTPVSPGSSVGPLVRAPRLRPGAKVAVVAPSGPVPADRLEAGLDILRGWGLDPVVAPHVLDLHAELDYLAGSDEARARDLQDAWCDPTVSAVLCARGGYGAQRMADLLDWDAVRAAPPKAFVGYSDITVLHEAFAVRAGVSTLHGPMVAALTFLKDPATQESLRATLLDPETVRTIGLDTAGALVPGRAHGVTLGGCVSLLAADLGTPHARPSAAGGLLLIEDIEEEPYRLDRILTQLLRSGWLDGVAGVALGSWAGCGPYEAVRTLMLDRLGALGVPVAEELGFGHGPTNLTVPLGVPAVLDASDGTATLTLDEPALAN; this is translated from the coding sequence GTGACCCCCGTGTCCCCCGGCTCTTCCGTGGGCCCGTTGGTGCGTGCGCCCCGGCTGCGGCCCGGCGCGAAGGTCGCCGTCGTCGCACCCAGCGGCCCCGTGCCCGCCGACCGGCTCGAAGCGGGCCTGGACATCCTGCGCGGCTGGGGCCTCGACCCCGTTGTGGCACCCCATGTCCTGGACCTGCACGCGGAGTTGGACTATCTCGCGGGATCGGACGAGGCACGCGCCCGCGACCTCCAGGACGCCTGGTGCGACCCCACGGTCTCGGCCGTCCTGTGCGCACGCGGCGGCTACGGCGCCCAGCGCATGGCCGACCTGCTCGACTGGGACGCCGTACGCGCGGCGCCCCCCAAGGCCTTCGTCGGCTACAGCGACATCACCGTGCTGCACGAGGCGTTCGCCGTACGCGCGGGAGTCTCCACCCTGCACGGTCCGATGGTCGCCGCCCTGACCTTCCTCAAGGACCCGGCGACCCAGGAGTCGCTGCGCGCGACGCTCCTCGACCCGGAGACCGTCCGGACCATCGGCCTGGACACGGCGGGCGCGCTCGTTCCCGGCCGGGCCCACGGCGTCACCCTCGGCGGCTGCGTCAGCCTGCTCGCCGCCGACCTCGGCACCCCGCACGCCCGCCCGTCCGCCGCCGGCGGCCTGCTGCTGATCGAGGACATCGAGGAGGAGCCGTACCGGCTGGACCGGATCCTCACCCAACTCCTGCGCTCCGGCTGGCTGGACGGGGTCGCCGGGGTCGCGCTCGGCTCCTGGGCGGGCTGCGGCCCGTACGAGGCGGTCCGAACCCTGATGCTCGACCGCCTCGGCGCCCTCGGCGTCCCGGTGGCCGAGGAACTGGGCTTCGGCCACGGCCCGACGAACCTGACGGTGCCACTGGGCGTCCCGGCGGTCCTGGACGCGTCGGACGGCACGGCCACGCTCACGCTGGACGAGCCGGCGCTGGCGAACTAG
- a CDS encoding M55 family metallopeptidase — MKILISADMEGATGVTWPADVLPGTPQWERCRALFTSDVNAAVLGFFDGGADEVLINEAHWTMRNLLLEELDERAQMLTGRHKSLSMVEGVQHGDVDAIAFVGYHTGAGTEGVLAHTYLANSITGVWLNGARASEGLLNAQVVAEYGVPVVLVTGDDLTCADADGYAAGARKVAVKDHVSRYAAVCRTPARTAAAIRAAAKEATALAVRYEPVAVGPYTVELEFDAEHLAAASTVVPGVVRAGERRVAYTSGTMYEGIRTFKAVTTIVSAAVEEQYG, encoded by the coding sequence ATGAAGATCCTCATCAGCGCCGACATGGAGGGCGCCACCGGGGTGACCTGGCCGGCCGACGTCCTGCCGGGGACGCCGCAGTGGGAGCGCTGCCGCGCGCTGTTCACCTCGGACGTGAACGCCGCCGTCCTCGGCTTCTTCGACGGGGGCGCCGACGAGGTGCTGATCAACGAGGCGCACTGGACCATGCGCAACCTGCTCCTCGAAGAGCTGGACGAGCGCGCCCAGATGCTCACCGGCCGTCACAAGTCGCTGAGCATGGTGGAGGGCGTCCAGCACGGCGACGTCGACGCGATCGCGTTCGTCGGCTACCACACGGGCGCGGGCACCGAAGGCGTCCTCGCGCACACCTATCTCGCCAACTCCATCACCGGTGTCTGGCTCAACGGCGCCCGCGCGAGTGAGGGCCTGCTCAACGCGCAGGTCGTCGCCGAGTACGGCGTCCCCGTCGTCCTCGTCACCGGTGACGACCTGACCTGCGCGGACGCCGACGGATACGCGGCGGGCGCCCGCAAGGTCGCGGTCAAGGACCATGTCTCGCGGTACGCCGCGGTCTGCCGCACCCCCGCGCGTACCGCCGCCGCCATCCGCGCGGCGGCCAAGGAGGCCACCGCGCTGGCCGTACGGTACGAACCGGTCGCCGTCGGCCCCTACACCGTCGAGCTGGAGTTCGACGCCGAGCATCTCGCCGCCGCCTCCACCGTCGTCCCCGGAGTGGTGCGCGCGGGTGAACGGCGGGTCGCGTACACGAGCGGGACGATGTACGAGGGCATTCGCACCTTCAAGGCGGTCACCACGATCGTCTCGGCCGCGGTGGAGGAGCAGTATGGCTGA
- a CDS encoding arginase family protein: MRNIVVIDAPSNLGLRPPAPGTVPGCYKLAGAMRERRIVRRLGASEGGVVVPPRYDRGDWKEGDGVFNAAAIAAYTRRLADRIERHVRAGDFPLVLGGDCSIQLGASLALRRLGRYGIAAIDGSADFRHPGNSASVGAAGGEELAIATGRGQSDLTDIEGLSPYVRDEDVRIFGIRDDDEDREELARLRIPTVSVGEFREWGAADLAGAVLRTLETPVTDGFWVHLDADVLDPEVMPAVDSPDPGGLLPDELRSLLTVLVRSDRCVGLNLTIYDPDLDPDGTAGALLADIVVAALTQD, encoded by the coding sequence ATGCGGAATATCGTGGTGATCGACGCCCCCTCCAATCTCGGGCTGCGCCCACCGGCCCCCGGAACCGTCCCCGGCTGCTACAAGCTCGCCGGAGCAATGCGTGAGCGGCGGATCGTGCGGCGGCTCGGCGCGTCCGAGGGCGGGGTCGTCGTCCCGCCCCGTTACGACCGGGGCGACTGGAAGGAAGGCGACGGTGTCTTCAACGCCGCCGCCATCGCCGCGTACACCCGCCGCCTCGCCGACCGGATCGAGCGGCATGTGCGGGCCGGTGACTTCCCGCTCGTCCTCGGCGGCGACTGCTCCATCCAGCTCGGCGCCTCGCTCGCGCTGCGGCGGCTCGGGCGGTACGGCATCGCCGCGATCGACGGCTCCGCCGACTTCCGGCACCCCGGGAACTCGGCGTCGGTCGGCGCGGCGGGTGGCGAGGAGCTGGCCATCGCCACCGGGCGCGGGCAGAGCGACCTCACCGACATCGAGGGGCTGAGCCCGTACGTCCGTGACGAGGACGTACGGATCTTCGGCATCCGCGACGACGACGAGGACCGCGAGGAGCTGGCCCGGCTGCGGATCCCCACCGTGTCCGTGGGGGAGTTCCGCGAGTGGGGCGCGGCCGATCTCGCGGGCGCCGTGCTCCGGACGCTGGAGACGCCCGTCACCGACGGCTTCTGGGTGCATCTGGACGCGGACGTGCTCGACCCCGAGGTGATGCCGGCCGTCGACAGCCCCGACCCCGGGGGGCTGCTCCCCGATGAACTCCGGTCGCTGCTGACGGTTTTGGTCCGCTCGGACCGTTGCGTCGGGCTCAACCTGACGATCTACGACCCCGATCTCGACCCCGACGGCACCGCCGGGGCACTGCTCGCGGACATCGTTGTGGCGGCCCTCACCCAAGACTGA
- a CDS encoding MFS transporter yields MVLSAKRRWLLLAVVSAGLLLITLDNSILYAALPTLVEDLGASSSESLWIINAYPVVMAGLLLGSGTLGDRVGHRRMFLIGLVVFGAASPAAAFSSSPEALIAARAFLAVGAAAMMPATLALIRVTFEDERERNVAIAVWGSLAIVGSGLGPIVSGILLNSFWWGSVFLINVPVVIAAIIATLVLAPSNDADPSKRWDLISSLLALVALVGLVIAIKETAKTSPTPLVMATAVLAAAVAGWAFARRQRRLPYPLLDFAIFRNPAFLAGVLAAGLSMFAIAGVQLVTTQRFQLVEGFSPLRAGLLVAALALGSLPTAMVGGAVLHKVGLLPIVAGGLALSTAGAAVVLVSFNTSMELLVTGLLIAGAGLGAAMSVASSAIMGNVPARRAGMASSIEEVSYEFGSLIAVALLGSLLTAVYSTTIDLPAGVPDGARDSLDAALALGKDNPSLITAASNAFDSAYFVVMVVVTAVMAVGAIATGLLLRRHGPGSALTAAAHAAAVPAHH; encoded by the coding sequence ATGGTTCTGAGTGCGAAGCGGCGCTGGCTGCTGCTCGCGGTGGTGAGTGCGGGGCTGCTGTTGATCACGCTGGACAATTCCATCCTGTACGCGGCGTTGCCGACGCTGGTGGAGGATCTCGGCGCGAGCAGTTCGGAGAGCTTGTGGATCATCAACGCCTATCCGGTGGTGATGGCCGGGCTGCTGCTGGGCAGCGGGACGCTGGGGGACCGGGTGGGGCACCGGCGGATGTTTCTGATCGGTCTGGTGGTCTTCGGGGCCGCCTCGCCGGCCGCCGCGTTCTCGTCGAGCCCGGAGGCACTGATCGCGGCGCGGGCGTTCCTGGCGGTGGGGGCGGCGGCGATGATGCCCGCGACCCTGGCCCTGATCCGTGTCACGTTCGAGGACGAACGTGAGCGCAACGTTGCCATCGCCGTCTGGGGAAGCCTGGCAATCGTGGGCAGCGGGCTCGGCCCGATCGTCAGCGGCATCCTGCTCAACAGCTTCTGGTGGGGGTCGGTCTTCCTCATCAACGTCCCCGTCGTCATCGCGGCGATCATCGCCACGCTGGTCCTCGCGCCCTCCAACGACGCCGATCCCTCCAAGCGCTGGGATCTGATCTCCTCGCTGCTCGCGCTCGTCGCCCTGGTCGGTCTGGTGATCGCGATCAAGGAGACCGCGAAGACCAGCCCCACCCCCCTCGTCATGGCCACCGCCGTCCTCGCGGCGGCAGTGGCCGGGTGGGCGTTCGCCAGGCGGCAGCGCCGCCTGCCTTACCCGCTGCTGGACTTCGCGATCTTCCGCAACCCGGCGTTCCTCGCCGGCGTCCTGGCCGCCGGGCTGTCCATGTTCGCCATCGCCGGTGTCCAGTTGGTCACCACCCAGCGCTTCCAGCTCGTGGAAGGCTTCAGCCCGCTGCGCGCGGGGCTGCTGGTCGCCGCCCTCGCCTTGGGGTCACTGCCGACGGCCATGGTCGGCGGTGCTGTTCTGCACAAGGTCGGTCTCCTGCCCATCGTCGCGGGCGGTCTCGCCCTCAGCACGGCCGGCGCCGCGGTGGTTCTGGTCAGCTTCAACACGAGCATGGAACTGCTGGTGACCGGGTTGCTGATCGCCGGCGCCGGGCTCGGGGCGGCGATGTCTGTCGCTTCCAGCGCGATCATGGGCAACGTCCCGGCCCGCCGGGCCGGCATGGCTTCCTCCATCGAGGAGGTCTCCTACGAGTTCGGCAGCCTCATCGCGGTCGCGCTTCTCGGCAGTCTCCTGACCGCCGTCTACAGCACGACCATCGACCTGCCCGCCGGGGTGCCGGACGGGGCGCGCGACAGTCTCGACGCCGCGCTCGCACTGGGCAAGGACAATCCCTCGCTGATCACCGCGGCCTCCAACGCGTTCGACAGTGCGTACTTCGTCGTGATGGTCGTGGTCACCGCCGTGATGGCCGTCGGCGCGATCGCGACGGGTCTGCTCCTGCGCCGTCACGGGCCCGGATCAGCCCTGACCGCCGCAGCGCACGCCGCCGCAGTCCCAGCACACCACTGA
- a CDS encoding MFS transporter has protein sequence MRDQRVWPLYVGGFLGPYGSTMVTPIVHEVAAGLDSTPGLAAGAVTAYMLPFAALMLVSGTLAERWGRGRVMRVALAGFVVATVLCAVAPTMDLFLTARALQGAANAFTTPLLVAAISDLVGGERLGRALSWFAAAQAAGQGMSPLFSGMGAAVHWRLAFVVPGLCGLLLVCFPPSASATRRVATAPASWRSLANRRLLLACSVSFLCYLASVGLTVMLVLRARDRFGLGPVETGLLSSAFGLAGICAAPLAGRLLAGKGPHLSGIASNAVLVTGLVTAALATSLPVLLTGVALVGAAVTGLRSVTNTLAVTSAPDNRGGAASLALSAQFFGGAAAAPVWLPMYHAYGDLGFAAAAGAPLVALAVLVISARSMSGAARPGPGGG, from the coding sequence GTGCGTGACCAGCGGGTGTGGCCCCTGTACGTGGGCGGGTTCCTCGGCCCCTACGGCAGCACGATGGTCACGCCGATCGTCCACGAGGTCGCCGCCGGGCTGGACAGCACACCCGGGCTCGCGGCCGGCGCCGTCACCGCCTACATGCTCCCGTTCGCCGCGCTGATGCTGGTCAGCGGCACGCTGGCGGAGCGGTGGGGGCGGGGACGGGTGATGCGTGTGGCGCTCGCCGGGTTCGTGGTGGCGACGGTGCTGTGCGCCGTGGCTCCGACGATGGACCTCTTCCTGACCGCCCGCGCGCTCCAGGGCGCGGCCAACGCCTTCACCACCCCGCTGCTGGTCGCCGCCATCTCCGACCTCGTCGGCGGGGAGCGGCTGGGCCGTGCCCTCAGCTGGTTCGCCGCCGCACAGGCGGCCGGGCAGGGCATGAGCCCGCTGTTCAGCGGGATGGGCGCGGCGGTGCACTGGCGGCTGGCGTTCGTGGTGCCGGGGCTGTGCGGACTGCTGCTGGTGTGCTTCCCCCCGTCGGCCTCGGCCACCCGGCGGGTCGCGACCGCGCCCGCCTCGTGGCGGTCCCTGGCCAACCGGCGTCTGCTGCTGGCCTGTTCGGTGTCGTTCCTCTGTTATCTCGCGTCGGTGGGGCTGACCGTGATGCTCGTGCTCCGCGCCCGGGACCGGTTCGGTCTCGGTCCGGTGGAGACCGGGCTGCTCAGCTCGGCCTTCGGGCTGGCCGGTATCTGCGCGGCGCCCTTGGCGGGCCGTCTGCTCGCCGGGAAGGGCCCGCACCTCTCCGGCATCGCGTCCAACGCGGTGCTCGTCACGGGGCTGGTGACCGCCGCTCTCGCGACCAGCCTGCCGGTGCTCCTGACGGGCGTGGCGCTGGTCGGCGCGGCGGTGACGGGCCTGCGCTCGGTGACCAACACGCTGGCGGTGACCAGCGCACCCGACAACCGGGGCGGCGCCGCGTCGCTCGCCCTGTCGGCCCAGTTCTTCGGAGGAGCCGCGGCGGCGCCCGTGTGGCTGCCGATGTACCACGCGTACGGGGACCTGGGGTTCGCGGCGGCGGCGGGCGCGCCGCTGGTGGCGCTGGCCGTACTCGTCATATCGGCACGGAGCATGTCCGGGGCGGCCCGGCCGGGTCCCGGCGGTGGGTGA
- a CDS encoding TetR/AcrR family transcriptional regulator, which yields MRTSKRTQILEAAARVVEREGVKSVTFDSVAAEAGLTKGGLLYHFASRDDLVQAIHQHLAAQWEAGMAAAAGKPASEATAAERLTAYTRVATQSATRAELLFMLEGATTTEHAAPWNAVIERWAPPPAPAIDDPAALDRFIARLAADGLWLYESLTAERLAPDLRQAIAERIAGTLNRDGD from the coding sequence ATGCGGACCAGCAAACGAACCCAGATTCTTGAAGCGGCCGCCCGCGTCGTGGAGCGCGAGGGCGTCAAGAGCGTCACCTTCGACTCCGTCGCCGCCGAGGCCGGCCTGACCAAGGGCGGTCTCCTCTACCACTTCGCCTCCCGCGACGACCTCGTGCAGGCCATCCACCAGCATCTCGCCGCTCAGTGGGAAGCGGGCATGGCCGCAGCGGCGGGAAAGCCCGCAAGCGAAGCCACTGCCGCCGAACGGCTCACCGCCTACACCCGCGTCGCCACCCAGAGCGCCACCCGCGCCGAGTTGCTGTTCATGCTGGAAGGAGCGACGACCACCGAACACGCCGCCCCCTGGAACGCGGTGATCGAACGCTGGGCACCGCCTCCCGCCCCAGCCATCGACGACCCCGCCGCGCTCGACCGGTTCATCGCCCGCCTGGCCGCCGACGGACTGTGGCTGTACGAATCCCTCACGGCCGAACGTCTCGCCCCCGACCTCCGGCAAGCCATCGCCGAACGCATTGCCGGCACCCTCAACCGCGACGGCGACTGA
- a CDS encoding ABC transporter substrate-binding protein: protein MAPRKKITMETLSLVFSLPQLVAQQEGYYEEEGLDVDFVPKGYEAAVTFLDDHELVSAFGTVRSNFENGDASLYRACEWGQIRRSHDTEVGGRVVGKRAAVGSQAIFVRPDSPAVHPQDLAGEAVAVNFHHGSHYLALQALEGFLPREEIKVVHVGGPQQRFEALRDGRVPAAALMEPWITVAQKQGYQLLTEAFYVGSEIASPEVDADTYDALNRAVVKAVHKLNEDPYPYLHHLIGEVPAEIDPDLKPSDFARWRLRFVEPSPYPQGQFQRTFDWMRSWDLIKEDGSSYNTLVDNLLPA from the coding sequence ATGGCACCCAGGAAAAAGATCACCATGGAGACGCTCTCCCTGGTCTTCTCCCTCCCTCAGCTCGTCGCCCAGCAGGAGGGCTACTACGAGGAGGAGGGGCTGGACGTCGACTTCGTGCCGAAGGGGTACGAGGCCGCCGTCACCTTCCTCGACGACCACGAACTGGTCAGCGCCTTCGGCACCGTGCGCTCCAACTTCGAGAACGGCGACGCCTCCCTGTACCGCGCCTGCGAGTGGGGGCAGATCCGCCGCTCGCACGACACCGAGGTCGGCGGCCGGGTCGTCGGCAAGCGGGCGGCGGTCGGCAGCCAGGCCATCTTCGTACGGCCCGACTCCCCGGCCGTGCACCCGCAGGACCTGGCCGGTGAAGCGGTCGCGGTGAACTTCCACCACGGGTCGCACTATCTCGCGCTCCAGGCCCTGGAGGGCTTCCTGCCGCGTGAGGAGATCAAGGTCGTGCATGTCGGCGGGCCGCAGCAGCGGTTCGAGGCGCTGCGCGACGGGCGGGTGCCGGCCGCCGCGCTGATGGAGCCGTGGATCACCGTGGCGCAGAAGCAGGGGTACCAGCTCCTCACCGAGGCGTTCTACGTCGGCTCGGAGATCGCTTCCCCCGAGGTCGACGCGGACACCTACGACGCGCTGAACCGCGCCGTGGTCAAGGCCGTGCACAAGCTGAACGAGGACCCGTACCCGTATCTGCACCACCTCATCGGCGAGGTCCCGGCGGAGATCGACCCGGACCTGAAGCCGTCGGACTTCGCACGGTGGCGCCTGCGGTTCGTGGAGCCCTCGCCGTACCCGCAGGGGCAGTTCCAGCGGACCTTCGACTGGATGCGGAGCTGGGACCTGATCAAGGAGGACGGCTCCTCCTACAACACGCTGGTCGACAATCTGCTGCCGGCCTGA